A genome region from Trachemys scripta elegans isolate TJP31775 chromosome 2, CAS_Tse_1.0, whole genome shotgun sequence includes the following:
- the LOC117871681 gene encoding NADH dehydrogenase [ubiquinone] 1 alpha subcomplex subunit 8-like gives MPGSLQVPSLEELDVQEVSVSSSVLKAAAHHYGSQCDKPNKEFMLCRWEEKDPRKCLKEGKQVNQCALEFFRKIKAHCAEPFTEYWTCIDYTNLQELRRCRKQQLAFDNCVLENLGWVRPDLGELSKVTKVQTDRPIPENVYHSRPRPEPNPPIEGDLKPAKYGSRLFFWNW, from the coding sequence ATGCCGGGCTCGCTGCAGGTGCCCTCGCTGGAGGAGCTCGATGTGCAGGAGGTGAGCGTCAGCTCCTCGGTGCTGAAAGCGGCAGCCCATCACTACGGCTCGCAATGCGACAAGCCCAACAAGGAGTTCATGCTGTGCCGCTGGGAGGAGAAGGACCCCCGGAAATGCCTAAAGGAAGGGAAGCAAGTCAATCAATGTGCACTGGAGTTTTTCAGGAAGATTAAGGCTCACTGTGCAGAACCTTTTACTGAATACTGGACTTGTATTGATTATACCAACCTTCAAGAGCTTCGTCGTTGCCGAAAACAGCAGCTGGCATTTGATAATTGTGTGCTGGAGAACTTGGGCTGGGTGAGACCTGATCTGGGAGAGCTGTCGAAGGTCACAAAAGTGCAGACCGACCGACCTATCCCTGAGAATGTCTATCATTCCAGACCAAGACCAGAGCCAAATCCGCCCATTGAAGGAGATTTGAAGCCTGCTAAATATGGCAGCAGGCTTTTTTTCTGGAACTGGTAA